The nucleotide window actgagttatggacaaatatgtatatttgaggtcaaaggtcaccgaggtcacgtgacattttgtcaaaaaaattgtattgctaaattatccctatataccaaaaatcagacctctagctctattggctggctcagaattagatatgtgcataattaatgaggtacaggatgtggtgtcataaggtctcccatcataccaaatatgaagggtgtagcacttggggttacttagttatggccatatatgtatatttgaggtcaaaggtcattggggtcaaaggtcattggtcacatgacattttgtcaaaaaaattgtattgctaagttatacctatataccaaaaatcagacctctagctctattggctggctcagaattagatatgcacataactaataaggtacaggatgtgatgtcataaggtctcccatcataccaaatatgaagggtgtagcacttgtggttactgagttatggacatatagtcatatttaaggtcaaaggtcatcgagatcacatgacattttgtcaaaaaatttgtattgctaagttatccctatatacttatttttactttgtttagtgtgattagatattattttagctgaaaaaagggtccagggaaagtaaggaaaatccagtattccacagtgtaacaattggctgaaaatataaaatttctttcagtctctagaatccgaaaccaaatccgaaaccgaatccgaaaccgagtctaatttcagcatcgtctagccagagtgtaacgtggggatagcgccctcaaaccacagataccggcttcccatagactaccatgtatcagaaaaattaaaactgtgataacttcattaatatgcaagccacgcccaccaaaaccttttcagttctagccatttgaattctgaagatgtctaccaaatttgactgaaatacgttcagccgtttttgagaaaatggaccaacagacagacagacacacagacacacagacagacagacggacagacagacagacatcgctgcgacatatgctcacgtgttcacacgtgagcaataaatgcttaatgactttcaataacgtcgtatcatagtatctttaatgaacatagcaagtttcgtcaactttggtcaagtcaatacagataaatatccctgattatgaaagttcattaaatatgcaaataaggaattggctaaagttcaattgcttaatgacatttaataatgttctatcatagtatctttaatttaCGTaggaagtttcatcaatttggttatgtaaattcaaatatatatccttaatttcgaaaggtcatttaatatgcaaattacgatttggatgaagtaaaaatgcttaatgactttcaataatgttaaatcatagtatcttcaatacggataccaagtttcgtcaattttgattgagtaaattcagatatatacccctaattaggaaatttcattaaatattcaaattagtaattatctttcacttCACCCCTTAgtaactttcacagctgatatatcttgatgtgatcaatatttgtagcaaatctcatcaaattatgtgcagtagttttcaatatatataggttttttctaaaatcatcaattatgcaaatgagcaaaaagtaagcaagccacacccaccaaaaactaatcagttcttgccatttgcaaactgaatctatgtaccagatttgattctgatctgttgagccgtttttgagatattgagcacacagacagacagacagacagacagacggacagactgatagacagacacacagacagacagacatcgctgcgacatatgctcacgtgtgtcaacacgtgagcaaaaaatggcaggaaatcaaaataacggttaaaatttaaagttgAATGTccaatttgtagaatttaaagaccagatatgaactgaattgcctcgcgtgcacattttgtaaagtacttcttggggtattggcttttatgacattacattgtttttattcccgaaattaatccaatctatctaaatttgacattatccccactgtattacgcaatgaaaaaaaagaaaagaaaccatttgaaaaattatgatccaacaatatctgtcgatgcaagtgcaaatggctgagcaggctcttaactggcagaggtcgcgtttgcgtataaattctgcatatttcacatataattgccatgtagaacgagttgacctacttcacagtatctcaatgcgcccaaaaacgatacaatcatctgtgccgcgccgtgtagcagcaaaatgagttcgtgacctttgaagtacgcgtttcaaaaaataaatacccatgggaacctgctcaccacgccacgcaactcatgtacagctgactatggtgcacttgtcaggcgatggtcgatgattctggttattgcctatattgtcaagttcaatgcctaatttacggaaacacgaactctgtctagtgtattcgaagctctgcgtacaggttgtgcacacggcctctaccacgtgctgtcctgtggacagtgtggtacaagccgtcggcctaccaccgtaccgccgggaaacgcagacctattgtacgcaggagcatggcaggagctagcctactgctcctgatttaacatcaatgccaacatggaaatctcatgaaaaatttgtcattgttggttctgtagctaatacaatcttgaaaagcaacttaaaagacacagactgttattttctcgatccgctatctgcggactacgtgctgaagtacattgactgttcatgtcaacgatcgtttctccctctgcagagtttctgtatcccgttcaacaacgctgtacctcgatcacacgatagtgacgctatgtagctgtgcagtattgaaacttatcataaaatggccacctcgtctaacagtaacacgtattgtcaggattatcgtacggaaaaaagactgcaaaactaagacttatgaatcttcatcagaattgaacacatcatgattgtacacgagtatcaaccgtgaatgcacgttgagctcggcagttgcacaagcatggtacgctacatgcatagccctacgagtatggcgacagtgtccggctttggctacgccggggctacgccgcctaccggaggtgggaggcggcgtagccaaagccggacactctcgccatactcgtacggctagctacatgcactgccgcgatgccgatcgtatgcattccaaggcctatcccggaatttgtttcacaaacaacctcaaaggagagcaaacatacttctatggacaatgacgaatacgtttcttggcgaagcaaaatcaaaacagtgcagcagtacatgaagtaggtcatggccttggactctgtgcacgaacctgattggacacttcaatacctttgacccaaagttattattcatcagcacttccatgccatgaggctaggtagagaacgtattacgtacgcagtgtacgctgtgtgttaggaacgcacacagggaatgcacagcgtacactgcgtacgtacgcagggctagcgagagagttgccgacatcgacggttatttacgaaaaaagaataaaagactggcatttggaagcgatcgagtagctgcggtaggcagggatacgacttgggcccaagaacgctgaatttcggcagtaatttggcttttacgtcaagtccaaaatggatttgaagtcaccaactctacgtacgggtctttgcagggctgtggtgagcggggctattaatagctgtagcggaacacacagcatcgtacgcagggctaagaacgtatgtactcatttctggcgatcgagcagcgagggaaacaatcaattaccaaggatgaagctaatttgctaaacgatattttatcttgaatagtgagttgaatgagtaataaaatatcatatttttaatgttcaatacgaggttgaaacacggagggaccgtggttgaaaccagagctatccagctgtagccaacctggacaagcacatttcacagcgccctcaaacagtcgattgttttcacttgtcatacgcggcgtaacagaaaaattaaaactttcataacttcattaatatccaagccacgcccaccaaaaccttttcagttctagccatttgaattctgaagatgtctaccaaatttgactgaaatacgttcagccgtttttgagaaaatggaccaacagacagacagacagacagacagacagacatcgctgcgacataacctcgctgcgcgcatgcgcacgcgaggtaaaaacCAGAGAAAAAGGAAAGTGTTTTTCAGGttcacaaatttcaagagttacagcaaCAGGAGCTTTAATATATTCCAAGTTGTGGGGTTTTTTAAGACAGTTGTGTAATTAGCATGAGATCAAGATGAGCACAAGAAACAAGCGCTGTTGTGAATTTGCGCTGTAAATTTCTAGTCATCTGATTTTTTTGGTTGTATCTTTGTGTGACATCAGTTGATTTATTTGATATTATTATTGGGAGTTGTATGTTTATtataagtccccacggacaccgtctgggggatttataggtttggtcatgtccgtgcatgtGTGCGGGCATGCGTgtgtccatccatccgtccgtccgttcacgcagatatctcagagatgcctggagtgatttcattcaaacttactACACTGCGTAGTGATTGGTTAactaaatatgaatatgcaTGAGGACTGGTTTATAAGGTTTACCCAGATGTAGTACCCATGCCTTCTCACGGCGGAGCGTGACATACAGCAATATTCAGTGTACCTCGCTcgtcatcaaagttttctttgtgGAATTCAGAATGGCAACTCCAACCACACAAGCAACAGTTGTCACAGCACTGCAAACACCAGTTCTCACTACTTTGGCTGTAAGTAGAATGTCGACAACCAGGACTGCGACTGCCACTACCACCAACGCTACTGTCGCTCTAACCAGTACCCGAACAAGTACCAGCCAAGTGCAACCAGTCAATGCGGTAAGTTTTACCTTGCAGACTGAATATTTGGTGCATTTTGCTGTGTTGTCTTTTCACATCCAGCTTGTATTCTGATAGGTGGAAAATGCGTGGGTACCTGCTGATATTAtgaacaatataatttgacttGAGTCGTCACTGTTAGGCCCCTACTTGGATTTTTGAGATAGTAAGATGTGGTAGcgggaaaatgaataaattccCCAGGTGGCCGATGTTATCTCATGGAATCATCTGCGTTCAAGACCGAAGATATCATCAGGAACTGGGATTTGAGTCCTTTTCGAGTGAGAATGGAATGTATTTGGGTTTGACGAAAGAGAAGTGATTATTGAGTCGTCCCCATGAGAGCTATAAAATGTGGTTTTGGGGTCTGACGAATGGACAGTTGTTATAATGGCGAAGAAAACTGTTGAGTCGTCCCCATGAAAAGTTCTGAAGTGTGGTTTTGGGTCTGACGAATTGGCAGTTGTTATAATGGCGAAGAAACCAAGTGTTGAGTCGTCCCCATGAAAAGTTATGAAATACGCGTTTTGGTTGACGAATTGACATAATGGAGAGGAAACTTAGTATTGAGTCGTCCCCATGAAAAGCTGAGACTGTAATGAATGGTAGTGAAGGCGACGAGTCGTCCCCAagtgttttcattttatatatGTGGGTTTGACGAATCTGGAATTAGTGTACTTGTCACATAATGTGATAAAGGTATGGCCGGATTGGTCATGGCAGGTTATAAACATTTTGGGTTGACGAATTATATAGCGCCAGTTGGAATGAATACGTTTGCATTATATGGACCCGCCCATGACGCATTGAGGTTTGCTCGTGTTTTGCTTGCATTTATAGAATGCCATGTCGTAGGTCGTTCTGTGAAAATGCACAGAGTAAAGTGTGTACAGAGTAGAAGCTCTGAAGTTCGTCAGTGTATACGTTACGTGGCATGGTGGTATAGCGGTGCACGCCTGGATAGATTTCCTTGAGTATAAGCGATATTTACAACTCCGAGAATTTCTACACTCGGGAGCAATGGGATATAGTTGTACAGGTTAGGGTGTGCCGTCTTCTGTTTCGTGATGTAAAATGGGACTGTTTTCTGCCTGAATATCAGTTTCTTCGTTGGTGAGAATTGCGATATACGACTTGCATGTTGGCGATTTTTTTTTCCGGGGAATATTGCAGGCTGACTGTGAATGGGTGTGGCCAGAAATGATTGTCATGTAAATTACACGCTAAACGTGCGGCATACCCCAGGTGCTAAGGTTTATTTGCTTTGTTGCATTACAGGGACCCTCACATACTCGCAGATCGGAGACGTCAAGTGGCCCTCGACTGGAATCCTACGACAGGTTCGAAAGATCACTGACGGAGTTGCGGTTGTATGCTGAACGGGACGAAGCGGCTTTTAGTCCAGAAGAAGCTTTGGCTCGCCTTGAAATGCTAGTGGACATATCGATGGATATAGGACATAAAGACTATCATAAGTACGTAGCCATGTTACGGGCTCTGCGTAAAGAGAGACAATCACCCGCTATGCCTCAAATGCTGCTTTCCCTACTTGGATCAGGTGCACATGCAGAGATCTTAGAGAAAATTGCAAAAGTTAAGAAAGCCGTTGGTAATACTAGCACCCGTTCAAATGCTGGTCGCAGAGAGAATAGAGAAAGATCAAGTTTGCGATGTTGGAAGTGTAACAGAATGGACATATAGCTAGGTTTTGTTATGGTAGACGTGATAGGTATGATCGGTACGATAGATACGATAGATACGATAGATATGATAAATATGATGACGGGAGAAGAGAATCTTACCGTTCCCGTTCGAGTAGAGATGACAAATAGGTATTAGTGTAGATTTACGGTGATTTGTTTGAGGTATGGCTATATGATATAAGAGGACACCTTGGCTGGAATACTATATTGTCTGTTGTATTGTAGCACGGAATTGATAATGGTGATTAAAGGACCATAAGAACGTAATGTAAAATTGTCTGTTGTGTGAATGGTTTGCGCATGTTGGGAAATGGGGGCGTGCCTGGGGGAGGTGTACTGTAGTCTAATTACAGTCCCTTCTGTTTCAACTAGGCGGGGGTTTCTAACCCTATGCCcggtttattttttccccaaagaaaattaaaaaaaaaaaaaaaaaaaaaatattaaaaaaaaaaaaaaaaaaaaaaaaaaacaactgcaaaaaaaaataaattacaacCCAAACAAAACGACTGTTTGTCGCTTTTGGTATGCGATAGATACTAAATTGAGTGGTTTTGACCTTTGTAGGTGTATGTTCCCGCTATTCCGGGATGGGAGAGGGAAATCAGGGTGAATCCTCTACCGGCTTACGGAGAACATCTTGAAAGGGCCACAAGATGGATAAATTTGGATGATCGTAATTGTTCCACCGTGCTGCCGCATCCAAAACTGGTACTCCGGAACGGACTAAAAGTCTCTGCACGTGACCTCCATTTTCGAGATCCGGCATATTTCAAAGCAGGAGGACTTCATGGAAAGAAGGGATATTGGTCTAGTATATTGCAAAATCAGGATAACCAGAGGCTTGTTGAAAAATGGATAAATGACTACGTGTCAGTTTTTGACTATATCACTCCTTTTAAAGGCGAAGTGTGCGGGAGACATTATGATTGTGGCTTTCCACCAAGTGtatatttgccgaacaatgcaGTGTGTAAACATTACAAAGATTTTATAGGTAGGACACTGTTAGAAAGGGTACAGGCAGGGTCACTGGAGATCTGGGGTGAGGTTGGCAGAGTACCACCACCATATATAGTAATGCCTTTAGTTATAGAACCTACAAAACCTAGGCTTTGTCATGATCAGCGATACTTGAATAAGTGGATGAAAGATCTGCCTTTTAGATTAGATTTGATTACAAACCTACCACGGTATCTGGATAAAGGGCATTATCAGACAAAAACGGACGACAAGAGTGGATATGATCACATTTTCTTGACACATTCGAGTCGTGCTTTAATGGGTATACAATGGGGCGGTTATTGGTACGTAGCTACTACGCTGCCCTTTGGCTGGAAGTGCTCCCCATATATTTACCAGACAGTGGGCTTGGCAGCTATGAATGAAGTGCGTCGTTGGGGTGTACCTTGTTCCCTTTACATAGACGACAGACACGCGGGTCAGTTGATAACAGATAGCACAAGTCTGTCAAATTACGAAAAGGCTGACGCCGCATGCTTTATTTTGTGCTATACTATGATTGAATTAGGCTACACATTAGGGATAGGGAAGTGTGTGCTTCAGCCTACCCAATACATTGAGTATCTTGGATTTGGGGTTGATACCAATCGTAGGGCATTTACCTTACCTCCTGCCAAGAAAGTGAAGTTTGCCGATCTCAGGGAGTCCTCTTAGCAAAGAAATGGATCCCAGTGAAAACTATGCAGCGATTCGTTGGGAAATGTGTTTCATTTACTGTAGCAATTCCAGCAGCAAGGCTGTTTGTGAGGGTAATGACCAAAGCAATAGCAAAGGCAGAAAAACTGGGGTCACGCATACCGATAGAGGGCGATCTTCGGGATGAAATACTAGGGTGGAGGAGAATTGATACAGGTCGAGACTGGTCATACTGGAAATATGAACGGCATGTCACAGTTTCCCTTGCGAGTGATGCATCCCTTGGGGCTTGGGGTGGTATTATCTATACTAATGGTAATGAGCAATTATGTGATTATTGGGTTAGTGATCTCCAGCACAAAAGCATCGCATATAAAGAAATATTAGCCCTACGGAACATTTTACAGGCAAATAGCGAGTTGGTTAAAAATACCAGAGTGAAAGCCCAAGTTGATAATAAGTTAGCACTTTATGGTTGGTTAAATATGGGAACAAAGAGTAGTGAGGCTAACGAGGCTTTGCAACAATTGTATAGTACTGTGGAAAATCTTGATATAGTTTTGGAGATGGAGTATATCCCATCAACTGAAAATCCAGCTGATGAACCATCGCGCAGGATGTCGGCAAGTGACGCAAAACTATTGCCGGCGTTTTGGACGAGTAGAAAATGAATTTGGCCCACATACAGTCGACTTAATGGCCCTCGACTCGAATGCACAGAGTGGTCGGAATGGTGCTTCTTTAAAGCACTACACGCCGTGGAAGACCCCTGATTCAGCGGGCATTGATGTGTTCACACAGAAAATTGGTGGAGAAAACAACTATGTGTTCCCGCCTTTCTCGATGATAGGGCCTGTACTTAAGTTTTTGGAGGAGGAGAAGGCATTAGCCACCATAATTGTTCCCTTAACATCACCCCGCATGTATTGGTGGCCTATAGTGGAAATGAAATCATACAAGATAGTTCGACTTGCTCAGGCAGGTGAGAAGGTCTGGGAAACCCTACAAAAACAGGGCACTGGTTTTCTGTCCCATCGGTATATGATATTTTTGCGTGCCGAATTGATTACCGCAAATGTGATTAGACAACTGCAGAGATTAACACATGTTTTCTGTTATGGTTTGGCCTTTAGTTAATTTGGACATGGTAATTATGTAAATAAAGTAAGGGTTACGTACTCATTTTTTGAATGAttggaaaattaaaatgttgtcCGGAAAAAATTGTTAGAGTTTTCTGTTATTCTTCTTTTATATTTACAGATTTCGGACCATGTTACCTTAGGTGCCCCTCGACTGTGGTTACCAGCAGAAAAATGTCGTGAGTGCCGTTACCCCAAtgatatttctttcaatttttgccaACAATGCGGATTTCGTCGAGTGCCCGACAGTGAACACCGACAGTGAACACCGCCCTCTACGGTTGCCCATCGATATCATGACATTGGATGAGAGAATTCAGGAGGTTCAAGAGCGTATAAGGTCAACACCATATGGTGAACGAAAATCTAAGTTACAGGGGGAACTTGAGGATTTCCTAGCTAGCCTGGACACACGTAAGACTATACTGTCAGCTTCGCCTAAAGATGTGCTGAGGTTTTTGGTTTGGAAGGATAGCAAAGGCCGTACTGTTGTACATCGTGTAGACTGTCCCGGGAAGACTTGTGTACCTGCCCTCATCGTTTGGCGTTTAAAACGGTCGATTCATATATTGGTCAGTTGAGGTCGATATTTGAAAAGGAAGGAC belongs to Ptychodera flava strain L36383 chromosome 17, AS_Pfla_20210202, whole genome shotgun sequence and includes:
- the LOC139116306 gene encoding uncharacterized protein isoform X2; protein product: MATPTTQATVVTALQTPVLTTLAVSRMSTTRTATATTTNATVALTSTRTSTSQVQPVNAGPSHTRRSETSSGPRLESYDRFERSLTELRLYAERDEAAFSPEEALARLEMLVDISMDIGHKDYHKCMFPLFRDGRGKSG
- the LOC139116306 gene encoding uncharacterized protein isoform X1, with product MATPTTQATVVTALQTPVLTTLAVSRMSTTRTATATTTNATVALTSTRTSTSQVQPVNAGPSHTRRSETSSGPRLESYDRFERSLTELRLYAERDEAAFSPEEALARLEMLVDISMDIGHKDYHKYVAMLRALRKERQSPAMPQMLLSLLGSGAHAEILEKIAKVKKAVGNTSTRSNAGRRENRERSSLRCWKCNRMDI